Proteins from a single region of Harpia harpyja isolate bHarHar1 chromosome 14, bHarHar1 primary haplotype, whole genome shotgun sequence:
- the LOC128151485 gene encoding uncharacterized protein LOC128151485 — MRAPALGLPDVSKPFWLFSHERQGIALGVLAQRLGPYKRAVAYFSKQLDEVSRGWPGCLRAVAAVVINIQEARKFTMGQKITVLVSHTVSTVLEQKGSHWLSPQRFLKYQAVLIEQDDVEIVVTNIVNPASFLSGTLNEPVIHDCIETVEAIYSSRPDLKEEPLEDAENSWYTDGSSFIKQGQRKAGYAITTTQQIFSGQPLEEKWDGPYQVLLTTFTAIKIKEQPAWIHYSRVKKAPERPWTVTSTGPTGLRFSRS; from the exons atgagagctcctgctcttggactgccggatgtttcaaaaccattttggctgttttctcatgaaagacaaggaatagccttgggagtactagcacaaagacttggtccctataaacgggcagtagcttatttctccaaacaactggacGAGGTGAGCAGAGGATGGCCTGGTTGCCTTCGAGCTGTCgcagcagttgttatcaatattcaagaagcccgaaagtttaccatgggacagaaaataacagtgctgGTCTCTCATACAGTTTCAACGGTCttagaacaaaaaggaagccattggctctcgccccagagattcttaaagtaccaagcagtattgatagaacaagatgatgtagaaattgtggttactaacattgtcaatccagcctcttttcttagtgggACTCTGAATGAACCAGTGATACATGATTGcatagaaacagtagaagctatatattccagtcgaccagacctcaaagaagaacctctggaggatgctgaaaactcctggtataccgacgggagtagttttataaagcagggacaacgtaaagcaggatacgcaatcacaaccacccaacag atcttttcaggacaacccctggaggagaaatgggatggCCCCTATCAAGTGTTACTGACGACCTTCACTGCCATTAAGATCAAGGAACAGCCGGCTTGGATTCACTATTCGAGAGTGAAGAAAGCACCTGAGAGGCCATGGACGGTCACCTCTACAGGACCCACAGGTCTGCGATTTTCCAGATCATGA